ATGACTACTTCAGCAGTTTTTACACCTATTTGATACTGATCTACACCCAAACCTAGAACTCCACCATCTGCTACCATTGTATCTGCTGATGGGAAAACTCCAACTTTAAATTCATCTGCTACCTTTACAACTGTTTGCATTGTGCTTGCTATTGTATTATCAATTGGAATAAATATTGCCTCTACTTCGCTGGCTAAACTCTCAGTCACCTGTTGAACATCATTTGTACTTGAAACTGAAGCAATTTTTAAATTTAATTTTAACTCATCTGCTGCTTTTTTTACTTCTTCAACCTGTTTTACAGAATTATCTTCGCTTGAAGTATAAAGCACTCCTAGCTTTTTTAAATCCGGCAAAATTTCTCTCATTAATTCAAGTTGTTCTTTTATTGGTGTTCTATCACTGATCCCAGTAATATTATTTCCAGGTCTATTTTCTTCCTCTATTATTCCAGCTTCAACCGGATAAGTTATTCCTCCCATGACAATAGGAATTTCTTTAGTTACATTAGCCAAAGATAAAGTTGCCGGTGTTGTTATCCCAACTATTATATCATTTCTATTTTCCACTATTTTCTCACTCATAGCAGCTAAATTACTTTGATCTCCCTGTGCATTTTGAAAATCAATCTCTAAATTCTCTCCATTTTTGTAACCCTGCCTTGCTAACTCTTCTATTAGCCCTCTATATATCTCATCCAGAGCAGGATGACTCAAAAGTTGTAAAACTCCCAATTTAAGTTTTTTATTTTCTTCCTTTACTACTTTAATCTGTGATGTTCGTACTTCTTTATTTTTTTCTTTTATATAAAAAGCTAGAACAACTACTGCCAATATAAGTCCAAATATAATACCTTTTTTATTTTTCATTTTAATCTCTCCCTTATATAAATATTTTAATTTTTCTGTAAACTAAAAAAACCACTTTCGTGGCTTATATTTAAATATTAAAAAAGCCACATAATTATATTCTATGTGGCGAATTTATTTTATATTTCCACATAGATACAGTTCCAAACAAACAGTGGTTGTATCTATGCACCAATTAAAGAGTACAGTTAGAATACAACCTATATCTAGTGGCTTTGCCAATATCCAGTTAAATTTAACTTTGTATGATATAGTTCCATCTTCCTAACTCCTTCCTTCATTTTTTATTTATTTTACACTATTAAAATTATTTGTCAAGATTTTTCTATAAATAAAAAAACTCTAGTAATCTTTAAATCACTAGAATTTCATTTATTTCTATTTATCTCATTCAGAAAACTATTCCGCTGCTGCAACCAAAACTTGGCTACCTTTATAATCTCCACATTCTAAACAAACTCTATGTTGTCTTTTAGGTGCTCCACATTTTTCGCAAGTTACTAAACCAACTGCTGTTAATCCATGGTGAGATCTTCTCATATTTTTTTTAGCTTTTGAAGTCTTTTTCTTAGGTACTGCCATTTTTCCCCCTCCTTCGTCATTTCTTTATCTATACCGTATAATTTTACAAGATTTTTCCCTTTATGTCAAGTAAGTTTTTTATTACTAAAAAGTTTTTGAACTATACATTGAATAAAAATTCCATTAAATCTCCATCTTGAACTATATAATCTTTTCCTTCAAGTCTAAGTACCCCCGCTTCTTGAGAGCCTTTCCAACCAGAATTTTTTATAAATTGCTCATAAGCTACAACTTTTGCTCTTATAAAGCCTTTTTCAAAGTCAGTATGTATTTCTCCTGCTGCCTTAGGTGCACTATCTCCTATTTTTATAGTCCAAGCTCTTACTTCTTTTACTCCTGCTGTAAAGTAAGTCTGCAATCCCAATAATTTAAAGCTTGCTCTTATAAGTCTATTTAAGCCTGCCTCTTTTACCCCCAATGCTTCTAAAAATTCAGCTTTACTCTCAGTGTCCATCTCCTGTAACTCAGCCTCTACCTTTGCAGAAACCACAACTACTTCTGAGCCTATTTCACGAGCATACTTTTTTACCTCTTCCACATAACTATTGCCATTTGCCAAATCATCTTCTGATACATTAGCTGCAAAAATCATAGGTTTTAAAGTAAGTAGTTGATAATTTTTTAAGATTAACTTCTCATCTTCACTTAAATTAAGAGTTTTTAAAAGCTTAAACTCCTCTAAATGTTTTTTAGCTTTTGGTAGCACTGCCATCAATTCAACAGATTCCTTTATTTTATTTCTAGCCAGCTTTTCATGCTTTTCTATTGCCTTATCAACTGTTTCTATGTCTGCAAATATAAGCTCTGTATTAATCACATCTATATCTCTTATGGGATTAACCCCTCCATCTACATGGACAACATTATCATCATCAAAACATCTTACTACTTGGCATATTGCTGAAGTTGCTCTTATATTCGACAAAAACTTATTCCCCAGACCTTCACCCTTTGAAGCTCCCTTAACTAAACCGGCTATATCAACAAATTCAACAGTTGCTGGTACTATTCTCTCCGGATTTATGATTTTAGCCAAAGCTTCCAATCTTTCATCAGGTACTGTAACCATACCAACATTAGGTTCTATTGTACAAAAAGGATAGTTAGATGCCTCTGCTGCACCTGCCTTTGTGATTGCATTAAAAAGTGTTGATTTACCAACATTAGGTAAACCAACTATTCCTATACCTATCATTTATTTTCCTCCATGCCTATTTTGCTGCCTTAATTATTTCAAAAAATGAATCTGCTTTAAGTGACGCTCCTCCTACAAGACCTCCATCTATATCAGCCTGTCCTAATAAATCTTTTGCATTTTCAGGTTTCATAGAGCCCCCATATTGTATAGTCATTTCATTTGCAACCTCTTGTCCAAACATGTCAGCCAAAACTTTTCTTATTTCCTTGTGAGTTTCTTGAGCCATCTCCGGAGTTGCAGTTTTACCAGTTCCTATTGCCCAAACTGGCTCATAAGCAACTATAACTTTCTTAGCCTCTTCTTTTGTTAAATCTTTCAATCCCTTTCTAACTTGATTTGAATTTATTTCAAGTGTTTTACCACTTTCCCTCTCTTCAAGCTTTTCTCCTATACAAAAAATAGGCACAAGTCCATTTTCTAAAACTGCCTTAACTTTTTCATTTATAAACTCATCTGTTTCTTTAAAAATTTCTCTTCTTTCTGAATGCCCTATAATAACGTGACTAACTCCTATTGCTTTCAACATATTAGGCGAAATTTCTCCAGTGAATGCCCCTTCTTGTTTAGGATAAACATTTTCAGCTGCTATCTTTATATTTGAACCTTCAACTGCTTTAACAGCATCAGAAAGTGTAGTGAACGGTGCTCCTATAACTATTTCTACATTTTTTACATCTTTTACTAAATCTTTTAATTCACTTAGTACCTTCACCGCTTCCTGATTAGTTTTATACATCTTCCAGTTCCCTGCTATAACTATTTTTCTCATTTTCTCCTCCTAAGTTATCTTTAACATAATTTTTATGCCATTAATTTCTTCTTTTTTTCTTCCTCTAATATTTTCTCATAATAAAAGTTTACATTTTCATAAAAGTCTTCAAGCACTTTAAAAATTTTAGTTTCTAAAATATTCAAATAAGCTATGATATCCTTTCTCTTTCTTTTTTCTATTAATAATTTTATATTTTCATCTAAAGAGATTATAAGCCGCTCAAAATTGGTGTTTATACTAAAATCATAAGTTTCTTCCATTAAATAGATTAAATCAGAAAACCACATCAAAAAACTATGAATTTCTTCAATATCCTCTTTAAGAAGTTTCTCATCATTTTCTAATTTAAATTTTATAAAAAATATCATTTCAAAAAATATCTCAATATATGATTTACAATTAGCAATGGATTCTATAACTAAGTCAACATAAGATTTTGTTTCTACTTCTAATAAACTAAGTTCATTCATATCAATAATCATACTCTCTTCTAAAATATTTCCATTTATGTAGATATTTCTTATTACTTTTTCATTCTGTTCCAATTTTTTTGTTATAACTTTTATTATTCTTTCAAAATTTTTTCTATTTCTTTTTCCCAGTTCAATTTTTTCATTATCTATATATATTTCCACAATATCACCTACTTTGCTATAAATTTTCTGGATATAGCTATTGAAAATACTTTTATATCAGTATTTTTATTAGTTTTTTTTATTTCCTTAATTATTGATTCAACTGTCGCTCCACTTGTTACTATATCATCAACTAATAATATCTTTTTATTTGACAGTTTTAGATTACTACTGAATGCAAACTCTACATTTTTCTTTCTTTCATCATAATTTTCCATAGAATGCATATGCTTAGTATTTTTTATTCTTTCAATTCTATAATATTTTATCTTTAATATATCTAAAATATACTCAACCTGATTAAATCCTCTTTCTTTTAATCTTTTCCTATTTATTGGTACGGGAATTATCACATCTATATTTTCTTGTTCAATTAATTTTTTAAATGCTTTACTTATTAAAAAAGCTAAATCTTTTCCCAAAGCTTTTCTATTTCTTAACTTATAGTCAGCTATTAACTCCCTTATAGTTTCATCATAATAATAGATATAGAAAAAGTTGCCTGTATTTTTAAGATACGATTCTTTCAATAACCTAGTTAGGCATTTTTGGCAAATAAAGCCTTCTCTATCTAAAATTTCTGAACAAGAAGAACAATTATTACAAAAAAATATTTCTCTTAAAATTTTCCTATATAGTTCCCTCAAATTTGAC
The window above is part of the Fusobacterium russii ATCC 25533 genome. Proteins encoded here:
- the ychF gene encoding redox-regulated ATPase YchF — its product is MIGIGIVGLPNVGKSTLFNAITKAGAAEASNYPFCTIEPNVGMVTVPDERLEALAKIINPERIVPATVEFVDIAGLVKGASKGEGLGNKFLSNIRATSAICQVVRCFDDDNVVHVDGGVNPIRDIDVINTELIFADIETVDKAIEKHEKLARNKIKESVELMAVLPKAKKHLEEFKLLKTLNLSEDEKLILKNYQLLTLKPMIFAANVSEDDLANGNSYVEEVKKYAREIGSEVVVVSAKVEAELQEMDTESKAEFLEALGVKEAGLNRLIRASFKLLGLQTYFTAGVKEVRAWTIKIGDSAPKAAGEIHTDFEKGFIRAKVVAYEQFIKNSGWKGSQEAGVLRLEGKDYIVQDGDLMEFLFNV
- the rpmF gene encoding 50S ribosomal protein L32; this translates as MAVPKKKTSKAKKNMRRSHHGLTAVGLVTCEKCGAPKRQHRVCLECGDYKGSQVLVAAAE
- the tpiA gene encoding triose-phosphate isomerase, which produces MRKIVIAGNWKMYKTNQEAVKVLSELKDLVKDVKNVEIVIGAPFTTLSDAVKAVEGSNIKIAAENVYPKQEGAFTGEISPNMLKAIGVSHVIIGHSERREIFKETDEFINEKVKAVLENGLVPIFCIGEKLEERESGKTLEINSNQVRKGLKDLTKEEAKKVIVAYEPVWAIGTGKTATPEMAQETHKEIRKVLADMFGQEVANEMTIQYGGSMKPENAKDLLGQADIDGGLVGGASLKADSFFEIIKAAK
- a CDS encoding ComF family protein; translated protein: MSNLRELYRKILREIFFCNNCSSCSEILDREGFICQKCLTRLLKESYLKNTGNFFYIYYYDETIRELIADYKLRNRKALGKDLAFLISKAFKKLIEQENIDVIIPVPINRKRLKERGFNQVEYILDILKIKYYRIERIKNTKHMHSMENYDERKKNVEFAFSSNLKLSNKKILLVDDIVTSGATVESIIKEIKKTNKNTDIKVFSIAISRKFIAK
- the trpX gene encoding tryptophan ABC transporter substrate-binding protein encodes the protein MKNKKGIIFGLILAVVVLAFYIKEKNKEVRTSQIKVVKEENKKLKLGVLQLLSHPALDEIYRGLIEELARQGYKNGENLEIDFQNAQGDQSNLAAMSEKIVENRNDIIVGITTPATLSLANVTKEIPIVMGGITYPVEAGIIEEENRPGNNITGISDRTPIKEQLELMREILPDLKKLGVLYTSSEDNSVKQVEEVKKAADELKLNLKIASVSSTNDVQQVTESLASEVEAIFIPIDNTIASTMQTVVKVADEFKVGVFPSADTMVADGGVLGLGVDQYQIGVKTAEVVIEIINGANPAETPIRLANQGIIYLNENKAENLGIKIPANIKEKAKIIGK